The proteins below are encoded in one region of Bifidobacterium dentium JCM 1195 = DSM 20436:
- a CDS encoding ABC transporter ATP-binding protein: MAKRNTFREDEELEEQINLHDILRIGVYLKPYMARVARILAVVVMMSCIAVVVPYLTKIMIDSAIPAKNLTLLGGLAALLAVLIVIYELGLRYRTVEITRVGQLMLKDMRRDIFTHIQTLPFSYFDSRPHGKILIRVVNYVNTLSDTLSSGLINVISDVFTFLITLVVMFVVDWRLALFSLVLFPFLIAWVLVLQHFQRRAYQVLSNKQSNLNAYIHESIAGVKTTQTFAQEAAQFKTFQEQQNDVRASWMKAVHIQFLMWPGIQTISVMTIAFIYYVGVTGFGAVNVTTGVLIAFVGYANNFWNPVISIGNFYNQLITCSAYLERIFETLDVQPEIRNAPDAKDLPQIEGRVDFNDVVFRYEPDGRNILNLVDLHVEPGRTIALVGPTGAGKTTIINLLSRFYDVAEGSVTIDGYDVRDVTLESLRRQMGVMLQDTFIFSGNVRDNIRYGKLDATDAEIEAAARAVHAHEFIMDLPDGYDTVVEERGSTLSAGQRQLIAFARVLLADPRILILDEATSNIDTRTEEALQAGLNHLLKGRTSFIIAHRLSTIENADEICYIDHGQIVEHGNHEELLARKGAYYRLYESQYAMIKV, from the coding sequence ATGGCAAAACGCAACACATTTCGTGAAGACGAGGAGCTTGAGGAGCAGATCAATCTGCATGACATCCTTCGTATCGGCGTCTATCTGAAACCATATATGGCACGTGTGGCCCGCATCCTCGCCGTAGTCGTGATGATGAGCTGCATCGCCGTCGTCGTGCCGTATCTGACGAAAATCATGATCGACAGTGCGATTCCGGCCAAGAATCTCACGCTACTCGGTGGTCTGGCGGCACTGCTGGCGGTGCTGATCGTCATCTACGAACTGGGTCTGCGCTACCGGACCGTGGAAATCACGCGGGTCGGCCAGCTCATGCTCAAAGACATGCGCCGCGACATTTTCACGCATATCCAGACCCTGCCGTTCAGCTATTTCGATTCGCGGCCTCACGGCAAGATTCTGATCCGCGTGGTCAACTATGTGAACACGCTTTCGGATACGTTGAGCTCCGGTCTGATCAATGTGATCTCCGATGTGTTCACGTTCCTGATCACGTTGGTGGTCATGTTCGTGGTCGACTGGCGTCTTGCGCTGTTCAGCCTTGTGCTGTTCCCGTTCCTGATCGCATGGGTGCTGGTATTGCAGCATTTTCAGCGTCGTGCCTATCAGGTGCTGTCCAACAAGCAGAGCAATCTCAACGCATATATCCACGAGTCGATCGCCGGTGTGAAGACCACGCAGACCTTTGCGCAGGAAGCGGCGCAGTTCAAGACCTTCCAGGAGCAGCAGAACGATGTGCGTGCCTCGTGGATGAAGGCTGTGCACATCCAGTTCCTCATGTGGCCGGGCATCCAGACGATTTCCGTCATGACCATCGCGTTCATCTACTATGTGGGCGTTACCGGCTTCGGTGCGGTGAACGTCACCACGGGTGTGCTCATTGCGTTCGTCGGCTATGCGAACAACTTCTGGAACCCGGTGATCAGCATCGGCAACTTCTACAACCAGCTGATCACTTGTTCCGCCTATCTTGAGCGCATCTTCGAAACGCTCGACGTCCAGCCGGAGATTCGTAATGCGCCGGATGCCAAGGATCTGCCGCAGATCGAAGGTCGCGTCGACTTCAACGACGTGGTCTTCCGCTATGAACCGGACGGCCGTAACATCCTCAACCTGGTCGATCTGCATGTCGAGCCGGGGCGTACGATCGCGCTGGTCGGCCCGACCGGTGCCGGCAAAACCACGATCATCAACCTGCTGTCACGCTTCTATGATGTTGCGGAAGGTTCGGTTACGATTGACGGCTATGACGTGCGTGATGTGACGTTGGAGTCGTTGCGCCGTCAGATGGGTGTGATGTTGCAGGATACGTTCATCTTCTCCGGCAATGTGCGCGATAACATCCGCTATGGCAAGCTCGATGCGACCGATGCCGAGATCGAGGCGGCCGCCCGTGCGGTGCATGCGCACGAGTTCATCATGGATCTGCCCGATGGATATGACACGGTGGTGGAGGAGCGTGGTTCGACGTTGTCGGCGGGCCAGCGTCAGCTTATCGCGTTCGCGCGCGTACTACTCGCCGATCCGCGGATCCTGATCCTTGACGAGGCCACTTCGAATATCGATACGCGCACCGAGGAGGCGTTGCAGGCCGGTCTCAACCACCTGCTCAAGGGGCGTACGAGCTTCATCATTGCGCATCGCCTGTCTACCATCGAGAATGCGGACGAGATCTGCTATATCGACCACGGTCAGATTGTCGAGCACGGCAACCATGAGGAGCTGCTGGCTCGGAAGGGCGCGTATTACCGCCTCTATGAGTCGCAATACGCCATGATCAAGGTCTGA
- a CDS encoding ABC transporter ATP-binding protein, with amino-acid sequence MYVDPNRNRQAGNLTWILPYCKPDLPRVAGAVVLFCINNVIALIIPLLSGLIVDRVITQGHVDELTRLCVMMIVFTVVRVASRYGYQMWMERFGQNSVFRLVSDEYEKLHELDFTYFNHTRTGDIMSRMTSDTDAIRHALSWVSYQVLDCVVMFVGALAMMFTIDWRLALALACVTPFIFILTRGLSSHAHPLFFAIRNSLAEMNSMVEENIEGNRVVKAFVREPYETEKFDRHNDDYMRRNMDLAYNSRRYMPWLDGLGFSLQLITLGLGGFLVIKGYMTLGNLVAFNSYLWMIDGPVRQSGWLINDWQRFNASCIKIRKLLTAQSRIQEKPDAKETVKQAVAIVNQVGNEPETGIAQSAAPDDPERIGGDIEFQHVSFAFPDDPATPILKDIDFHIPAGAKLGILGETGAGKSTLVNLISRFYDPTAGRVLIDGIDARDWPLATLRSQVCIVAQDTFLFSDTIGGNIGFGAGGQREYDERYIRRMATIAGADNFIRSMPEGYDTVVGERGVGLSGGQKQRLSLARALADNPSILIMDDTTSAVDMETEAEIQQHLREMDERKTIVTIAHRISSIKDSDLILVLEHGRVVECGTHEDLVAAHGRYWEIYHKQLGLQAGRSQGFGE; translated from the coding sequence ATGTACGTCGATCCGAATCGCAACCGACAGGCAGGCAACCTCACATGGATCCTGCCATACTGCAAACCCGACCTTCCGCGTGTGGCCGGCGCGGTGGTGCTGTTCTGCATCAACAACGTCATAGCCCTGATCATCCCGCTGCTGTCCGGCCTCATCGTAGACCGCGTCATCACACAAGGCCATGTGGACGAACTGACCCGACTATGCGTGATGATGATCGTCTTCACCGTCGTGCGAGTCGCCTCGCGCTACGGCTACCAGATGTGGATGGAACGTTTCGGACAGAACTCCGTATTCCGCCTGGTCAGCGACGAGTACGAGAAACTGCATGAGCTTGACTTCACGTATTTCAACCACACACGCACCGGCGACATCATGAGTCGCATGACCTCCGACACCGACGCTATCCGCCACGCCTTGAGCTGGGTGAGCTATCAGGTGCTTGACTGTGTGGTCATGTTCGTCGGCGCGCTCGCCATGATGTTCACCATCGATTGGCGGTTGGCGTTGGCGCTCGCCTGTGTCACGCCGTTCATCTTCATCCTCACGCGCGGCCTATCGTCGCACGCGCATCCGCTGTTCTTCGCCATCCGCAACTCGCTGGCCGAAATGAATTCGATGGTCGAAGAGAACATCGAGGGCAACCGAGTGGTCAAGGCGTTCGTACGCGAGCCGTATGAAACCGAAAAATTCGACAGGCACAACGATGACTACATGCGTCGCAACATGGACCTCGCCTATAACAGCCGCCGATACATGCCATGGCTCGATGGCCTGGGATTCTCGCTGCAGCTCATCACGCTCGGCCTTGGCGGCTTCCTGGTCATCAAGGGTTACATGACCCTCGGCAACCTCGTCGCATTCAATTCGTATCTGTGGATGATCGACGGTCCGGTGCGCCAGTCCGGCTGGCTGATCAACGACTGGCAGCGTTTCAACGCCTCCTGCATCAAGATCCGCAAACTGCTCACCGCGCAATCACGCATTCAGGAAAAGCCGGACGCCAAGGAAACCGTCAAACAGGCGGTGGCAATCGTCAATCAGGTCGGCAACGAGCCGGAAACCGGCATCGCGCAATCGGCGGCTCCGGACGATCCGGAACGTATCGGCGGTGACATCGAATTCCAGCACGTCAGCTTCGCTTTCCCCGACGATCCGGCTACGCCGATTCTCAAAGACATCGACTTCCATATTCCGGCCGGTGCGAAACTCGGCATTCTCGGCGAGACGGGCGCCGGCAAGTCCACGCTCGTCAATCTGATCTCCCGCTTCTACGATCCGACCGCGGGCCGCGTGCTCATCGACGGCATCGACGCACGCGACTGGCCGCTCGCCACCCTGCGCTCGCAGGTGTGCATCGTCGCGCAGGACACATTCCTGTTCTCCGACACCATCGGCGGCAACATCGGCTTCGGCGCTGGCGGACAACGCGAATATGACGAACGCTACATTCGCCGCATGGCCACCATCGCAGGCGCCGACAATTTCATCCGCAGTATGCCGGAAGGCTACGATACCGTCGTCGGCGAGCGTGGCGTCGGCTTGTCAGGTGGTCAGAAGCAACGGTTGAGCCTTGCGCGTGCGTTGGCTGACAATCCGTCGATCCTGATCATGGATGACACCACCAGCGCCGTTGACATGGAGACGGAAGCTGAGATTCAGCAGCATCTGCGTGAGATGGACGAGCGCAAGACCATCGTCACCATCGCGCATCGTATTTCGTCAATCAAGGATTCCGACCTGATTCTGGTGCTTGAGCATGGTCGCGTAGTGGAATGCGGCACGCACGAGGATCTGGTCGCCGCCCACGGGCGCTACTGGGAGATCTATCACAAACAGCTTGGCCTGCAGGCCGGTCGTTCGCAAGGCTTCGGAGAGTAA
- a CDS encoding alpha/beta hydrolase → MTTNLRAAYAEKYGLTDDMLKDAEGWTEVDGDLGDLSEERIRGILDMRFSAIAVDTPRSELWHTPESIDVIADIPYLPDGGYDKETGQCRGHLLDLYLPHDTVLRGGKSLPVYIDIHGGGFTYGYKELNRNFNVHLADMGFAVFSLNYRPAPQTDLKGQLADIEAGLRWIRAHLDDYPINPNGVFLTGDSAGGALTLLTLAIENNAEAAAAFGIDEPSGIAFAGAAPVCGAYSSASLETMGSKLTIGYDPNRRIGLERMLGVEFFEGLEAADPKFLTAEGLAFNVDLPPLFIVTCGDDFLEADNLALAAALSRKGADFELFDPKPCRHETLGHVFVIGMPWLRESVECFERLRAFSYSRC, encoded by the coding sequence ATGACGACGAACCTACGTGCAGCATATGCGGAAAAATATGGTTTGACCGATGACATGCTCAAGGATGCGGAAGGCTGGACGGAAGTCGACGGCGATCTCGGAGATCTGTCAGAGGAACGCATCAGAGGCATTCTCGACATGCGTTTCAGTGCGATTGCGGTGGATACTCCACGCTCCGAACTGTGGCACACTCCGGAAAGCATTGATGTGATCGCCGATATCCCGTATCTGCCGGATGGCGGCTACGACAAGGAGACCGGGCAGTGCCGGGGGCATCTGCTCGACCTGTATCTACCGCATGACACGGTGTTGCGCGGAGGCAAATCGCTGCCGGTGTACATCGACATTCATGGCGGCGGCTTCACCTACGGGTACAAGGAGCTCAACCGCAATTTCAACGTGCATCTGGCCGACATGGGCTTCGCCGTGTTTTCATTGAATTACCGGCCCGCGCCACAGACCGATCTCAAGGGACAGCTTGCCGATATCGAAGCGGGCTTACGTTGGATCAGGGCTCATTTGGACGACTATCCGATCAATCCGAATGGCGTGTTCCTGACGGGCGATTCGGCTGGCGGCGCACTGACGCTGCTCACGCTCGCCATCGAGAACAATGCCGAAGCGGCGGCCGCATTCGGCATTGACGAACCTTCCGGCATCGCATTCGCAGGTGCCGCACCGGTGTGCGGTGCATACAGTTCGGCTTCGCTGGAAACGATGGGCTCGAAACTGACCATAGGCTATGATCCGAATCGCCGCATCGGACTGGAACGGATGCTGGGCGTTGAGTTCTTCGAAGGGCTCGAGGCGGCCGATCCGAAGTTCCTCACTGCGGAGGGTCTGGCGTTCAATGTGGACCTGCCTCCACTGTTCATCGTGACCTGCGGCGACGATTTTCTCGAAGCGGACAATCTGGCATTGGCGGCGGCACTCTCGCGCAAGGGAGCCGATTTCGAACTGTTCGATCCGAAGCCGTGCCGCCATGAGACCTTGGGCCACGTGTTCGTCATCGGCATGCCGTGGCTCAGGGAAAGCGTGGAGTGTTTCGAACGGCTACGTGCCTTCTCCTACTCCCGCTGCTAG